In the genome of Neoarius graeffei isolate fNeoGra1 chromosome 27, fNeoGra1.pri, whole genome shotgun sequence, one region contains:
- the irx6a gene encoding Iroquois homeobox protein 6a isoform X2: MVTKDAAMSFSQFGYPYSATSQFFVSSKPSTTCCDSISRSVPDGSSAPQAAAAASFCCPPACDKRLVSGARAELSAALGVYGSPYAPAHAYANYFQYGADSSAIYSTLNPQYDIKESAGSLHGGISQPNAYYPYDHSLGQYQYDRYGTVDFNSSARRKNATRETTSTLKTWLYEHRKNPYPTKGEKIMLAIITKMTLTQVSTWFANARRRLKKENKMTWSPKNKAIDDKKEILDKTDQKSVTKDSKDCKEDQDLHLSDLDNMEDDEDEDCDKLDSDCEKPSQAMASLPLPSLPISSPPKRDCSSNLPSPSCFPAFPCKVKGVMALVPDLDTSGSKQQPQQLPALHPSSVSPISLPNFQVLDQKPRIWSLARTAATGMTQHRQELQTECQLQAARVPVVGSTGHCAGSKGLQDPTNLGNSESLFEEAAPGLNKVYSAANYRGLQLHCSSYQAVTDSYQYSTMEGFCSGGKSETESSELSDICLTLQDAKTTAFRPVMKR; the protein is encoded by the exons ATGGTAACCAAAGACGCAGCTATGTCTTTCTCCCAATTTGGATATCCTTACAGTGCAACTTCTCAG TTTTTCGTGTCGTCAAAGCCCAGTACGACTTGCTGCGATTCGATTTCCAGGTCGGTACCGGACGGTTCgagtgctccccaggctgccgcCGCCGCGTCCTTCTGCTGCCCGCCCGCCTGTGACAAGCGGCTGGTGTCGGGAGCGCGCGCGGAGCTGAGTGCGGCGCTCGGGGTGTACGGCTCCCCTTACGCACCGGCACACGCGTACGCCAACTACTTCCAGTACGGAGCGGATTCCTCTGCCATCTACTCCACACTG AATCCTCagtatgatattaaggaaagcgcaGGAAGCCTTCATGGTGGGATCAGCCAGCCCAATGCTTATTACCCATATGACCACTCACTGGGCCAGTATCAGTATGACAG GTATGGGACCGTCGACTTTAACAGTTCAGCCAGGAGGAAGAATGCCACGCGTGAGACGACGAGCACTCTCAAAACATGGCTTTACGAGCACCGCAAGAACCCGTATCCAACCAAGGGTGAGAAGATCATGCTGGCCATCATCACCAAGATGACCCTCACCCAAGTGTCTACCTGGTTCGCCAATGCCAGAAGGAGACTGAAGAAGGAGAACAAGATGACTTGGTCACCTAAGAATAAGGCCATAGATGACAAGAAGGAGATCCTGGATAAGACAGACCAGAAATCTGTCACCAAAG ACTCTAAAGACTGCAAGGAGGATCAGGACCTCCATCTTAGTGACCTTGACAACATGGAAGACGATGAGGATGAGGACTGTGACAAGCTGGACAGTGACTGCGAGAAACCCAGCCAAGCTATGGCATCGCTCCCTCTGCCCTCTCTGCCCATCTCCAGCCCTCCAAAGAGAGACTGCAGCTCTAACCTTCCTTCCCCTTCCTGTTTCCCTGCATTCCCCTGCAAAGTGAAAGGTGTTATGGCACTCGTTCCTGACTTGGACACTTCAGGCTCCAAACAGCAACCACAACAGCTTCCAGCTTTACATCCGTCCTCCGTTAGTCCGATTTCCCTGCCTAATTTCCAAGTACTGGATCAGAAGCCAAGGATTTGGTCCCTGGCCAGAACCGCTGCTACTGGAATGACCCAGCACAGACAGGAATTACAAACTGAATGCCAGCTACAAGCTGCTAGGGTGCCAGTGGTGGGGAGCACTGGGCACTGTGCAGGTTCCAAGGGTCTCCAAGACCCAACAAACTTGGGGAACTCTGAGAGCTTGTTTGAAGAAGCAGCACCGGGGTTGAATAAGGTGTACAGTGCAGCGAACTACAGAGGCCTACAACTCCACTGTTCCTCATATCAGGCTGTGACAGACTCCTACCAGTACTCCACGATGGAAG GATTTTGCAGTGGAGGGAAGTCGGAGACAGAGTCCTCGGAGCTCAGTGACATATGTCTAACGCTGCAGGATGCCAAGACAACCGCTTTCAGACCTGTGATGAAGAGGTGA
- the irx6a gene encoding Iroquois homeobox protein 6a isoform X1: MVTKDAAMSFSQFGYPYSATSQFFVSSKPSTTCCDSISRSVPDGSSAPQAAAAASFCCPPACDKRLVSGARAELSAALGVYGSPYAPAHAYANYFQYGADSSAIYSTLNPQYDIKESAGSLHGGISQPNAYYPYDHSLGQYQYDRYGTVDFNSSARRKNATRETTSTLKTWLYEHRKNPYPTKGEKIMLAIITKMTLTQVSTWFANARRRLKKENKMTWSPKNKAIDDKKEILDKTDQKSVTKDSKDCKEDQDLHLSDLDNMEDDEDEDCDKLDSDCEKPSQAMASLPLPSLPISSPPKRDCSSNLPSPSCFPAFPCKVKGVMALVPDLDTSGSKQQPQQLPALHPSSVSPISLPNFQVLDQKPRIWSLARTAATGMTQHRQELQTECQLQAARVPVVGSTGHCAGSKGLQDPTNLGNSESLFEEAAPGLNKVYSAANYRGLQLHCSSYQAVTDSYQYSTMEGFCSGGKSETESSELSDICLTLQDAKTTAFRPVMKRLTKALSLSTGTFL; encoded by the exons ATGGTAACCAAAGACGCAGCTATGTCTTTCTCCCAATTTGGATATCCTTACAGTGCAACTTCTCAG TTTTTCGTGTCGTCAAAGCCCAGTACGACTTGCTGCGATTCGATTTCCAGGTCGGTACCGGACGGTTCgagtgctccccaggctgccgcCGCCGCGTCCTTCTGCTGCCCGCCCGCCTGTGACAAGCGGCTGGTGTCGGGAGCGCGCGCGGAGCTGAGTGCGGCGCTCGGGGTGTACGGCTCCCCTTACGCACCGGCACACGCGTACGCCAACTACTTCCAGTACGGAGCGGATTCCTCTGCCATCTACTCCACACTG AATCCTCagtatgatattaaggaaagcgcaGGAAGCCTTCATGGTGGGATCAGCCAGCCCAATGCTTATTACCCATATGACCACTCACTGGGCCAGTATCAGTATGACAG GTATGGGACCGTCGACTTTAACAGTTCAGCCAGGAGGAAGAATGCCACGCGTGAGACGACGAGCACTCTCAAAACATGGCTTTACGAGCACCGCAAGAACCCGTATCCAACCAAGGGTGAGAAGATCATGCTGGCCATCATCACCAAGATGACCCTCACCCAAGTGTCTACCTGGTTCGCCAATGCCAGAAGGAGACTGAAGAAGGAGAACAAGATGACTTGGTCACCTAAGAATAAGGCCATAGATGACAAGAAGGAGATCCTGGATAAGACAGACCAGAAATCTGTCACCAAAG ACTCTAAAGACTGCAAGGAGGATCAGGACCTCCATCTTAGTGACCTTGACAACATGGAAGACGATGAGGATGAGGACTGTGACAAGCTGGACAGTGACTGCGAGAAACCCAGCCAAGCTATGGCATCGCTCCCTCTGCCCTCTCTGCCCATCTCCAGCCCTCCAAAGAGAGACTGCAGCTCTAACCTTCCTTCCCCTTCCTGTTTCCCTGCATTCCCCTGCAAAGTGAAAGGTGTTATGGCACTCGTTCCTGACTTGGACACTTCAGGCTCCAAACAGCAACCACAACAGCTTCCAGCTTTACATCCGTCCTCCGTTAGTCCGATTTCCCTGCCTAATTTCCAAGTACTGGATCAGAAGCCAAGGATTTGGTCCCTGGCCAGAACCGCTGCTACTGGAATGACCCAGCACAGACAGGAATTACAAACTGAATGCCAGCTACAAGCTGCTAGGGTGCCAGTGGTGGGGAGCACTGGGCACTGTGCAGGTTCCAAGGGTCTCCAAGACCCAACAAACTTGGGGAACTCTGAGAGCTTGTTTGAAGAAGCAGCACCGGGGTTGAATAAGGTGTACAGTGCAGCGAACTACAGAGGCCTACAACTCCACTGTTCCTCATATCAGGCTGTGACAGACTCCTACCAGTACTCCACGATGGAAG GATTTTGCAGTGGAGGGAAGTCGGAGACAGAGTCCTCGGAGCTCAGTGACATATGTCTAACGCTGCAGGATGCCAAGACAACCGCTTTCAGACCTGTGATGAAGAG GCTGACCAAAGCTCTGTCCTTAAGCACCGGCACGTTTCTGTAA
- the irx6a gene encoding Iroquois homeobox protein 6a isoform X3 — protein sequence MVTKDAAMSFSQFGYPYSATSQNPQYDIKESAGSLHGGISQPNAYYPYDHSLGQYQYDRYGTVDFNSSARRKNATRETTSTLKTWLYEHRKNPYPTKGEKIMLAIITKMTLTQVSTWFANARRRLKKENKMTWSPKNKAIDDKKEILDKTDQKSVTKDSKDCKEDQDLHLSDLDNMEDDEDEDCDKLDSDCEKPSQAMASLPLPSLPISSPPKRDCSSNLPSPSCFPAFPCKVKGVMALVPDLDTSGSKQQPQQLPALHPSSVSPISLPNFQVLDQKPRIWSLARTAATGMTQHRQELQTECQLQAARVPVVGSTGHCAGSKGLQDPTNLGNSESLFEEAAPGLNKVYSAANYRGLQLHCSSYQAVTDSYQYSTMEGFCSGGKSETESSELSDICLTLQDAKTTAFRPVMKRLTKALSLSTGTFL from the exons ATGGTAACCAAAGACGCAGCTATGTCTTTCTCCCAATTTGGATATCCTTACAGTGCAACTTCTCAG AATCCTCagtatgatattaaggaaagcgcaGGAAGCCTTCATGGTGGGATCAGCCAGCCCAATGCTTATTACCCATATGACCACTCACTGGGCCAGTATCAGTATGACAG GTATGGGACCGTCGACTTTAACAGTTCAGCCAGGAGGAAGAATGCCACGCGTGAGACGACGAGCACTCTCAAAACATGGCTTTACGAGCACCGCAAGAACCCGTATCCAACCAAGGGTGAGAAGATCATGCTGGCCATCATCACCAAGATGACCCTCACCCAAGTGTCTACCTGGTTCGCCAATGCCAGAAGGAGACTGAAGAAGGAGAACAAGATGACTTGGTCACCTAAGAATAAGGCCATAGATGACAAGAAGGAGATCCTGGATAAGACAGACCAGAAATCTGTCACCAAAG ACTCTAAAGACTGCAAGGAGGATCAGGACCTCCATCTTAGTGACCTTGACAACATGGAAGACGATGAGGATGAGGACTGTGACAAGCTGGACAGTGACTGCGAGAAACCCAGCCAAGCTATGGCATCGCTCCCTCTGCCCTCTCTGCCCATCTCCAGCCCTCCAAAGAGAGACTGCAGCTCTAACCTTCCTTCCCCTTCCTGTTTCCCTGCATTCCCCTGCAAAGTGAAAGGTGTTATGGCACTCGTTCCTGACTTGGACACTTCAGGCTCCAAACAGCAACCACAACAGCTTCCAGCTTTACATCCGTCCTCCGTTAGTCCGATTTCCCTGCCTAATTTCCAAGTACTGGATCAGAAGCCAAGGATTTGGTCCCTGGCCAGAACCGCTGCTACTGGAATGACCCAGCACAGACAGGAATTACAAACTGAATGCCAGCTACAAGCTGCTAGGGTGCCAGTGGTGGGGAGCACTGGGCACTGTGCAGGTTCCAAGGGTCTCCAAGACCCAACAAACTTGGGGAACTCTGAGAGCTTGTTTGAAGAAGCAGCACCGGGGTTGAATAAGGTGTACAGTGCAGCGAACTACAGAGGCCTACAACTCCACTGTTCCTCATATCAGGCTGTGACAGACTCCTACCAGTACTCCACGATGGAAG GATTTTGCAGTGGAGGGAAGTCGGAGACAGAGTCCTCGGAGCTCAGTGACATATGTCTAACGCTGCAGGATGCCAAGACAACCGCTTTCAGACCTGTGATGAAGAG GCTGACCAAAGCTCTGTCCTTAAGCACCGGCACGTTTCTGTAA